One segment of Streptomyces sp. XD-27 DNA contains the following:
- the eno gene encoding phosphopyruvate hydratase: MPSIDVVVAREILDSRGNPTVEVEVGLDDGSTGRAAVPSGASTGAFEALELRDGDKNRYGGKGVEKAVLAVIEQIGPELVGYDATEQRLIDQAMFDLDATPDKSSLGANAILGVSLAVAHAASEASDLPLFRYLGGPNAHLLPVPMMNILNGGSHADSNVDIQEFMIAPIGAESFSEALRWGTEVYHTLKAVLKERGLSTGLGDEGGFAPNLDSNRDALDLILEAIQKAGYTPGQDIALALDVAASEFYKDGVYVFEGQERTAADMTSYYEELVAAYPLVSIEDPLFEDDWDGWKTITAKLGDKVQLVGDDLFVTNPERLGRGIEEGAANALLVKVNQIGSLTETLDAVELAQRSGFKCMMSHRSGETEDVTIADLAVATNCGQIKTGAPARSERVAKYNQLLRIEEILDDAAVYAGRSAFPRFKG; the protein is encoded by the coding sequence GTGCCGTCCATCGACGTCGTCGTAGCTCGCGAGATCCTCGACTCGCGAGGCAACCCCACGGTCGAGGTCGAGGTCGGCCTCGACGACGGCAGCACCGGCCGTGCTGCCGTGCCGTCCGGCGCCTCGACCGGCGCCTTCGAGGCGCTTGAGCTGCGTGACGGTGACAAGAACCGCTACGGCGGCAAGGGTGTCGAGAAGGCCGTCCTCGCCGTCATCGAGCAGATCGGCCCGGAGCTGGTCGGCTACGACGCCACCGAGCAGCGCCTGATCGACCAGGCGATGTTCGACCTGGACGCCACCCCGGACAAGTCCTCGCTCGGCGCCAACGCCATCCTGGGCGTCTCCCTCGCCGTCGCGCACGCCGCCTCCGAGGCGTCCGACCTCCCGCTCTTCCGGTACCTGGGCGGCCCCAACGCCCACCTGCTGCCGGTCCCGATGATGAACATCCTCAACGGCGGCTCGCACGCCGACTCCAACGTGGACATCCAGGAGTTCATGATCGCGCCGATCGGCGCGGAGTCCTTCTCCGAGGCCCTGCGCTGGGGCACCGAGGTGTACCACACCCTCAAGGCGGTGCTGAAGGAGCGCGGCCTGTCCACCGGCCTGGGCGACGAGGGCGGCTTCGCGCCGAACCTCGACTCCAACCGCGACGCCCTGGACCTCATCCTCGAGGCCATCCAGAAGGCCGGCTACACCCCGGGTCAGGACATCGCGCTGGCGCTGGACGTCGCCGCCTCCGAGTTCTACAAGGACGGCGTGTACGTCTTCGAGGGCCAGGAGCGCACCGCCGCCGACATGACCTCGTACTACGAGGAGCTCGTCGCCGCGTACCCGCTGGTCTCCATCGAGGACCCGCTGTTCGAGGACGACTGGGACGGCTGGAAGACCATCACCGCCAAGCTCGGCGACAAGGTCCAGCTCGTCGGCGACGACCTGTTCGTCACCAACCCGGAGCGCCTGGGCCGCGGCATCGAGGAGGGCGCCGCGAACGCCCTGCTGGTCAAGGTCAACCAGATCGGCTCGCTGACCGAGACCCTGGACGCCGTCGAGCTGGCCCAGCGCAGCGGCTTCAAGTGCATGATGTCCCACCGCTCCGGCGAGACCGAGGACGTCACCATCGCCGACCTGGCCGTCGCCACCAACTGCGGCCAGATCAAGACCGGCGCCCCGGCCCGCTCCGAGCGCGTCGCCAAGTACAACCAGCTGCTGCGCATCGAGGAGATCCTCGA
- a CDS encoding transglycosylase family protein, which produces MLKSKGKHRRPSKAARIATLAGVTGAAVAAPLIAATQASAATTQQWDQVAQCESGGNWSINTGNGYYGGLQFSASTWAAYGGTAFAPTADQASKDQQIQIAEKVLAGQGKGAWPVCGKNLTSGGYEGGSSATTPSQQQSTPKAQPKPRTQTQPKAQPQQQAPRHTERQAQPAPTTRSHERAVPKGDGEYTVKAGDTLSKIAEARHVEGGWHKLHELNDDVVADADLIYPGQRLHLS; this is translated from the coding sequence ATGCTCAAGTCCAAGGGCAAGCATCGTCGTCCCTCCAAGGCCGCTCGCATCGCCACCCTCGCCGGTGTCACCGGCGCCGCGGTCGCCGCTCCGCTGATCGCCGCCACCCAGGCCTCCGCCGCGACCACCCAGCAGTGGGACCAGGTCGCGCAGTGCGAGTCCGGCGGCAACTGGTCGATCAACACCGGCAACGGCTACTACGGCGGCCTGCAGTTCTCGGCCTCGACCTGGGCCGCGTACGGCGGCACCGCGTTCGCCCCGACCGCCGACCAGGCCAGCAAGGACCAGCAGATCCAGATAGCCGAGAAGGTCCTGGCCGGGCAGGGCAAGGGCGCCTGGCCGGTCTGCGGCAAGAACCTGACCTCCGGCGGTTACGAGGGCGGCTCCTCGGCCACCACCCCGTCGCAGCAGCAGAGCACGCCCAAGGCCCAGCCGAAGCCGCGGACCCAGACCCAGCCGAAGGCGCAGCCCCAGCAGCAGGCCCCGCGACACACCGAGCGCCAGGCCCAGCCGGCGCCCACCACCCGCTCCCACGAGCGCGCCGTGCCCAAGGGCGACGGCGAGTACACGGTGAAGGCCGGCGACACCCTCTCCAAGATCGCCGAGGCCCGGCACGTCGAGGGCGGCTGGCACAAGCTCCACGAGCTGAACGACGACGTCGTCGCCGACGCCGACCTGATCTACCCCGGTCAGCGCCTGCACCTGAGCTGA